In Chlorocebus sabaeus isolate Y175 chromosome 2, mChlSab1.0.hap1, whole genome shotgun sequence, the genomic stretch atgggcatttgggttggtttcaagtctttgctcttttgaatagtgctgcaatacacatacttgtgcatgtgtctttgtagtagaattatttataatcgtttggatatatacccagtaatgggattgctggatcaaatggtatttctagttctagatccttgaggaatcgccacactatcttccacaattgttgaactaatctacactcccaccaacagtgtaaaagcattcctatttccccacattctctccagcatctcgtttcctgattttttaatgatcactgtTCTAACTGgcaagagatggtatctcactgtggttttgatttgcatttctctaatgaccagtgatgatgagctatttttcatatgtttgttggcagcataaatgtcttcttttgaaaagtgtctttttatatgcttcactcactttttcattttttttttttcttgtaaatttgtttaagctccttgtatgttctggatattagcctgtTGTCAGATGGATTgaaaaaactttctcccattctgcagggtgcctgttcactctgatgataatttcttttgctatgcagaagctctttaatttaattagatcccatttgtcaattttggtttttgttgccgttacttttgatgttttagtcatgaagtctttgcccatgcctaggacctggatggtattgcctaggtttttttctagggtttctatggttttaggtcttatgtttaagtctttaatccatcttgagttaatttttgtgtaaggtgcaaggaagtggtccagtttcagttttctgcatatggctagtctgttttcctaacaccatttattaaatagggaattctttccccattgcttgttttgtcaggtttgtcaaagatcagatggttgtaaatgtatGGCatcatttctgaggcctctgttctgttccattggtctatatatctgttttgataccactaccatgctgtgttgtttactgtagccttgtagtgtagcttgaagtcaggtagtgtgatgcctccagctttgttctttttgttgaggattgtcctggctatatgggctcttttttggttccatatgaaatttaaagtagtttttcctaattctttgaagaaagtcagtggtagcttgatgaaGGTAGCATTggatctgtaaattactttgggcagtatggccattttcacgatattgattcttcctatccatgagcatggaatatttttccgtttgtttatgtcctctctgatttccttgatcagtggtttgtagttctctttgaagaggtccttcacatcccttttaagttgtattcataggtattttattctctttgtagcaattgtgaatgggagtttagtatgatttggctctctattactggtgtatagaaatgcttgtgatttttgcacatttatttttgtacattgatttttgtatcctgagactttgctgaagttgcttatcaggttaaggagtTTTTGGAttgagacgatggagttttccaaatatataatcatgttatctgcaaacagacaaaattagacttcctctcttcctatttgaatacactttatttttttctcttgcctgattgtcctgggcAGAACTTCCAACGCTATGTTGGATAGgggtggtgagaaagggcatttttgtcttttgccggttttcaaagggaatgcttccagcttttgcccattcagtatcatACTGGCTgctggtttgtcataaatagctcttattattttgagatacattccatcaatacctagtttattgagtgtttttagcatgaagggtgttgaattttatccaaggccttttctgtatctattgagataattatgtggtttttgtcatccattctgtttatgtgaaggattacgtttattgatttgcatatgttgaaccagccttgtatctgagggatgaagccgacttgatcgtggagtataagtttttgatgtgttgctggatttggtttgccagtattttattgaggattttcgcatcaatcttcatgaaggatattggcctgaagttttctctttctgtgtctctgccaggttttggtatcaggataatgctggcctcataaatgagttagggaggagtctctctttttctatagTTTGGATTAATTTTAGGAGGAATGGTACCaggtcctctttgtacctctggcagaattcagctgttaATCCGTCTGGTTCTAGGCTTCTTTTtcgttagtaggctattaattactgcctcaatttcagaacttgttattgatctattcagggattcgacttcttcctggtttaatcttgggagggtatgtgtgtccaggaatttatccatttcttctacactttctagtttttttgtgtagagatgtttatagtattctctggtggtggtttgtatttctgtgggatcagtggtgatatcccctttatcattttttattgtgtctatttgattcttctctcttttttctttttcagtctggcTATTGTGCTAtccattttgttcatcttttcaaaaaactacctcctggattcattgattttttgaatgtttttttttgtgtctctatcttcttcagttctgctctgattttagttatttcttgtcttcagctaacttttgaatttgtttgatcttgtttctctagttcttttaattgtgatgttagggtgtcaattttaggtctttcccattttcttctgtgggcatttagtactaatAATTTTCctataaacactgctttagctgtatcccagagattctggtacattgtgtctttgttctcattagtttcaaagaacttatttatttctgccttaatttcattatttacccagcagtcattcaggggcatgttgttcagtttccatgtagttgtgtggttttgagtgagtttcttaatcctgagttctaatttgattacactgtggtttgagagactgtttgttatgatttctgttctttttaaatcaaattcaGCATCCATTCACTGTAGAAAAAGAAGTGATTAGTAAAATTTGTGAGGAATATTTATCTTTTACCAGACGAATTTTAGCATCAAGTTTTTGGTTGAAATCCTAAAAATTGCCACAAATGAGTAATAAGATAATTGTGTCCACcaccatcatttaaaaaaattaataatgtaataagatgaaataatgcatgtagcTAATGTAAGACTACTGGAGCTCTCCCCACCCTGCCACCGGGACACAGAGCGTCCTCCGCCATGTGTCCGATGACACCTCACTGTCATCCCCATGGCTTGCGCGCCCTTGTAGACAGCCTGGGGCCTTTGCGAGACCGGTGCAGGCCTGCGGTAGTCTCCTGTCTGGACAGAGAATAGAAGAATGCAAGACACCGGCTCAGTAGTGCCGTTGCATTGGTTTGGCTTTGGCTACGCAGCACTGGTTGCTTCTGGTGGGATCGTTGGCTATGTAAAAGCAGGTAGCGTGCTGTCCCTGGCTGCCAGGCTGCTCTTCAGCAGCCTAGCCGGCCTGGGTGCTTACCAGCTGTCTCAGGATCCAAGGAATGTTTGGGTTTTCCTAGCTACATCTGGTACCTTGGCTGGCATTATGGGAATGAGATTCTACCACTCTGGAAAATTCATGCCTGCAGGTTTAATTGCAGGTGTCAGTTTGCTGAAGGCCACCAAAGTTGGAGTTAGTATGTTCAACAGACCCCATTAGCAGAAGTCATGTTCCAGCTTGCACTGATGAAGAATTAAAAATCTGCATCTTCCACTATTTTCaatgtattaacagaaataaGTGCAGCATTTTTGCATCTGACattttacctaaaaaaaaaaaaaaaaaaaaagacaccaaactTGGCAGAGGGGTGGAAAATCAGTCATGATTACAACTCTACAGAGGTGGCGAATATGTAACAGAAGAGCTTAATAAGACCCTAACAGAGATTGATTCTTGTATATTGATGTTATCTCCTCTTTCCATATCTATAGGTAAATCTCAAGGATAAAATATTAGATGTCAACTTTGAGGGCCCTGAAATCCCATTCTGTGCTCTGAGGAGCAGTGTGAGAAAATCTCTTATGAGATTTAGAATATCTGTTCTTTTGCTCATCTTAGACCACAGACTGACTTTGAAA encodes the following:
- the LOC103217308 gene encoding transmembrane protein 14C, with product MQDTGSVVPLHWFGFGYAALVASGGIVGYVKAGSVLSLAARLLFSSLAGLGAYQLSQDPRNVWVFLATSGTLAGIMGMRFYHSGKFMPAGLIAGVSLLKATKVGVSMFNRPH